From Vicia villosa cultivar HV-30 ecotype Madison, WI unplaced genomic scaffold, Vvil1.0 ctg.000566F_1_1_3, whole genome shotgun sequence, a single genomic window includes:
- the LOC131629415 gene encoding F-box/kelch-repeat protein At3g23880-like — translation MIMGRRCHIIGNCNGLTCFVNSPFENNSPFEVNSPHETEFYLWNPSIRWLSQKLASFHHSHQDLNSLFKFSFGYDNLTDKYKVVAIRPNEVRVLTLSDNVWRNIQSFPTNPYKYSWDHENVGVYLNNSLNWFALRDTHLYYRYHCTDLSVQQFMIISLDLGVETYTQFRFPQSFDEVPVVAPIICTLRECLCFSHYSTECNFVIWQMKKFGVEESWTKLLKFDYQNVLDSDSYRVVNLFLLHLFENGDMLISAHNLKRPICYSSRENRVVRQAIVTNRISMPWPNVSQYVESLLSMC, via the coding sequence ATGATTATGGGACGGAGGTGTCACATTATTGGTAATTGCAATGGATTGACCTGTTTCGTCAATTCTCCCTTCGAAAACAATTCTCCCTTCGAAGTCAATTCTCCCCACGAGACTGAATTCTATCTATGGAACCCCTCAATCAGGTGGTTGTCTCAAAAACTAGCCTCTTTTCACCATTCTCACCAGGATCTTAATTCTTTGTTCAAATTCTCATTTGGTTATGATAATTTAACCGACAAATATAAGGTGGTGGCCATCCGTCCCAATGAAGTCAGAGTTCTCACTTTGAGTGATAATGTATGGagaaatattcaaagttttcccaCGAATCCTTACAAGTATAGTTGGGACCATGAGAATGTTGGTGTCTATTTGAATAATAGTCTTAATTGGTTTGCCCTTAGAGATACCCATCTTTATTATCGTTATCATTGTACGGATCTTAGTGTTCAACAATTTATGATTATCTCACTTGATTTGGGAGTAGAGACCTACACACAGTTTCGGTTCCCTCAGAGTTTTGATGAAGTGCCAGTTGTTGCTCCAATTATTTGCACGTTGAGAGAATGTCTTTGTTTTTCTCACTATTCCACGGAGTGTAATTTTGTTATATGGCAGATGAAGAAATTTGGAGTAGAAGAATCTTGGACGAAATTGCTTAAATTTGATTATCAGAATGTACTTGATAGTGATTCATATAGAGTTGTTAATTTGTTTCTATTACATCTTTTTGAGAATGGAGATATGCTGATATCGGCTCACAATCTTAAACGACCAATTTGCTACAGTAGCAGAGAAAATAGAGTAGTAAGGCAAGCTATAGTTACAAATAGGATAAGCATGCCTTGGCCTAATGTCTCCCAATACGTGGAAAGTTTGCTTTCAATGTGTTGA
- the LOC131629429 gene encoding F-box/kelch-repeat protein At3g23880-like gives MMIISPAKQRRETIASPPPVTLPDELITEVLSFLKVKSLMRLKCVSKSWNSFISDPFFVKLHLNNSSRNQNMILFPATFVSTCRISLHNSFIILRNLLENPSVNLVSKDFKLMFMGWRCHIIGTCNGLTCFVNSPDEVNSPHETEFYLWNPSMRWLSQKLASFLHSHQDLNSLFKFSFGYDNLTDKYKMVAFRPNEVRVLTLNDNVWRNIQSFPTYPYEYLRDHENAGVYLIYSLNWFALRDIHPYYHYRYTDLSVQQFVIISLDLGVETYMQFRFSRGFDQVPVVAPIVFHLRECLCFSHYSVECNYVIWQMKKFGVEESWTKLLKFDYQNILDSDSYRVVNLLPLHLFENGDMLILARDLKQLICYNLKEKRVVKQAAATNSICLRWLTVSQYVESLLKVSSSNDLLV, from the coding sequence ATGATGATCATCTCTCCCGCAAAGCAGCGCCGTGAAACCATTGCGTCGCCGCCGCCGGTAACTCTCCCGGATGAACTCATTACTGAAGTTCTGTCTTTTCTCAAAGTGAAATCACTTATGCGGCTCAAGTGTGTGAGCAAGTCTTGGAACTCGTTCATCTCCGATCCTTTCTTCGTTAAATTGCACCTCAATAATTCTTCACGAAATCAAAATATGATTCTTTTCCCGGCAACCTTTGTAAGCACTTGCAGAATTTCCCTACACAATTCATTCATCATACTACGCAATTTGCTCGAGAATCCCTCCGTCAATCTCGTTTCCAAAGATTTTAAATTAATGTTTATGGGATGGAGGTGTCACATTATTGGTACCTGCAATGGATTGACCTGTTTCGTCAATTCTCCCGACGAGGTCAATTCTCCCCACGAGACTGAATTCTATCTATGGAACCCCTCAATGAGGTGGTTGTCTCAAAAACTAGCCTCTTTTCTCCATTCTCACCAGGATCTTAACTCTTTGTTCAAATTCTCATTTGGTTATGATAATTTAACCGACAAATATAAGATGGTGGCATTCCGTCCCAATGAAGTCAGAGTCCTCACTTTGAATGATAATGTATGGagaaatattcaaagttttcccaCATATCCTTATGAGTATCTCCGGGACCATGAGAATGCTGGCGTCTATTTGATTTATAGTCTTAATTGGTTTGCCCTTAGAGATATCCATCCTTATTATCATTATCGTTATACGGATCTTAGTGTTCAACAATTTGTGATTATCTCACTTGATTTGGGAGTAGAGACCTACATGCAATTTCGGTTTTCTCGGGGTTTTGATCAAGTGCCCGTTGTTGCCCCAATTGTTTTTCACTTGAGGGAATGTCTTTGTTTTTCTCACTATTCCGTGGAATGTAATTATGTTATATGGCAGATGAAGAAATTTGGAGTAGAAGAGTCTTGGACGAAATTGCTTAAATTTGATTATCAGAATATACTTGATAGTGATTCATATAGAGTTGTTAATTTGTTGCCGTTACATCTTTTTGAGAATGGAGATATGCTGATATTGGCTCGCGATCTTAAACAACTGATTTGCTATAATCTGAAAGAAAAAAGAGTAGTGAAGCAAGCTGCAGCTACAAATAGCATATGCTTACGTTGGCTTACTGTCTCCCAATACGTTGAAAGTTTGTTGAAAGTAAGTTCTTCCAATGATTTACTTGTTTAA